A single window of Bufo bufo chromosome 10, aBufBuf1.1, whole genome shotgun sequence DNA harbors:
- the LOC120981083 gene encoding solute carrier family 66 member 2-like, translating into MDFSEDSVETWPVLSWVSSSVMVFGGVLPYIPQYQEIKRTSNAEGFSIWVCFVLLVANILRIFFWFGKFFEFPLLLQSLLMIVTMLWMLHLCCAVQTVNRVSTKYRAFTDFKLADFWEWSRFEDYLQFCLSLTVLGALLTYCLLDVPIFVEALGLVALLTEATLGLPQLLQNLRNKSTRGMSVQMVVLWTAGDCFKTLYFIIKATPAQFWLCGALQICLDALILLQVWFYNPQTHIKFG; encoded by the exons ATGGATTTTTCGGAGGATTCTGTGGAAACGTGGCCGGTCCTGTCCTGGGTGTCGTCCTCTGTCATGGTGTTTGGCGGTGTGCTCCCATACATCCCCCAGTATCAGGAGATTAAGAGGACGTCTAATGCGGAGGGGTTCTCCATCTGGGTCTGCTTTGTTCTGCTGGTTGCCAATATCCTCCGGATATTTTTTTG GTTTGGGAAGTTCTTTGAGTTCCCTCTCCTCCTGCAGAGCCTCTTGATGATCGTCACCATGTTATGGATGCTGCATCTCTGCTGCGCTGTGCAGACCGTGAACCGCGTGTCAACCAAGTATCGCGCCTTCACCG ACTTCAAGCTGGCGGACTTCTGGGAGTGGAGCCGCTTTGAGGATTACCTGCAGTTCTGCCTGTCGCTGACCGTCCTTGGTGCCCTCCTCACGTACTGCCTCCTGGATGTCCCCATCTTTGTGGAGGCCCTGGGGTTAGTGGCCCTCCTCACTGAGGCAACGTTAGGActccctcagctgctgcagaacctcaggaaCAAGTCCACGCGAGGCATGAG TGTCCAGATGGTCGTGCTGTGGACCGCGGGCGACTGCTTCAAGACCTTGTACTTCATCATCAAGGCCACGCCCGCTCAGTTCTGGCTGTGCGGGGCCCTGCAGATCTGCCTGGACGCGCTCATCCTCCTCCAGGTCTGGTTCTACAATCCACAGACTCACATCAAGTTTGGCTGA